The following coding sequences lie in one Syntrophus gentianae genomic window:
- a CDS encoding DUF3850 domain-containing protein, whose amino-acid sequence MRHELKTDGDVFQAVLDGRKTYELRFDDRDYKIDDELLLREVKYTGEEMRNGKPLVYTGSAILVRVTHILRGPAYGLMEGWVIMSIIRAVKDSQE is encoded by the coding sequence GTGAGACATGAACTCAAGACAGACGGCGACGTTTTCCAGGCCGTCCTCGATGGCCGTAAGACCTATGAACTCCGTTTCGACGATCGGGATTATAAGATCGACGATGAACTGCTGCTTCGGGAGGTAAAATACACGGGAGAAGAGATGAGAAATGGAAAGCCTCTGGTATACACAGGTTCCGCAATCCTCGTCAGGGTGACGCATATTCTGAGAGGTCCCGCCTACGGCCTGATGGAGGGCTGGGTCATCATGTCCATCATCCGGGCTGTAAAGGACAGTCAGGAATGA
- a CDS encoding phage terminase large subunit family protein: MIASAIDTLRFTPGEIRVFRPRERLSVSQWAERHRVVTNGPMTGKWRNDVTPYLIEPMDTLNLPWVRQVIMQFAPQTGKTQVAFNFLCYVIDQAPGPCMYVMPDEKVTKRIARRRILPMFRSSPRIAELMSLRVDETTTLAHL, translated from the coding sequence ATGATTGCCTCAGCCATTGATACTCTTCGCTTCACTCCCGGCGAGATCCGCGTCTTCCGTCCCCGGGAGAGGCTCAGTGTTTCTCAATGGGCGGAGCGACACCGCGTCGTCACCAACGGTCCCATGACCGGCAAGTGGCGAAACGACGTCACCCCCTACCTTATCGAGCCCATGGACACCCTGAATCTTCCCTGGGTGCGCCAGGTCATTATGCAGTTCGCCCCGCAGACGGGCAAGACCCAGGTAGCCTTCAATTTCCTGTGCTACGTCATCGACCAGGCCCCCGGCCCCTGCATGTACGTCATGCCTGATGAGAAGGTCACCAAGCGGATCGCCCGCCGGCGAATTCTTCCCATGTTCCGGAGCTCACCCCGTATCGCCGAACTCATGAGCCTCCGTGTTGATGAGACTACAACCTTAGCCCATCTTTAA